The sequence ATCGTGCTTCAGCAGGAAGCGCACCCAGCCGTTGCACACGACGCAGGTGCCGTCGAAGACGATGATCGCCTCACCCACGTGCGAGCCAGCCTTCGTAACGGATGATCGGGCCGACCAGCGGCATCGCCGCCTCCACCAGGAATTCGTAGCGACCTTCGCGTTCCCGCTCGCGGCAACGCACCTGCGTGAACCACGACGAGGGCAGCGGCAGCACGCCGAACAGGTGCACGCCGGTGGTGTGCCACAGGATTTCGCCGTCGTGCACGCCCAGCGAGAACACGAATTCCAGCGGCCCGAGGCGTTCGAGCAGGCGCCCGTTCCATTCGCGGTAGCGCGAGGACATGCGGGCGCCGCCGAAATCGCGGTGCCAGTGTTCCCGCGTGCCATCGACCGCGAAGGTCACCGACGTCGGTGCATCGCGGCGTGCGCCAGGGAGGCCGGCGACGGTGGCGCACAGCTTCGACAACAGGTTCCTGCCGCGCGTGATGTTGGCCGCACCGCGCCAGGTTTCCTGCGTCGATACGGCATGCACGCCGCGCACCAGCGGCGGCAATGCGTCGAAGGCCTGCGCGCCGAGCACGCGGCGGAACAAAGGTTCGTTCACGGCGCCATCCAGGCGATCGTCGCCATCCGCCCCGTCCGCTGGTCGCGGCGATGCGAGAAGAAGCGCGCATCGCCGATCGTGTCGAAGGCTCCGCCATGC comes from Lysobacter sp. KIS68-7 and encodes:
- a CDS encoding DUF4166 domain-containing protein yields the protein MNEPLFRRVLGAQAFDALPPLVRGVHAVSTQETWRGAANITRGRNLLSKLCATVAGLPGARRDAPTSVTFAVDGTREHWHRDFGGARMSSRYREWNGRLLERLGPLEFVFSLGVHDGEILWHTTGVHLFGVLPLPSSWFTQVRCREREREGRYEFLVEAAMPLVGPIIRYEGWLARG